CTTTGGGTTTTTATGCAAGCTAAATAGTAGTCTTGCAACAAGTCACTTCTTCTGTCTTCTCATGCCAAACTCCACATaaaagatgatttttttttaatgtttccaAATAACCTTCTCATAGGTTTAAAGTGGAACATTCTTTGACAATATTTGAACCTATACAGAAAATATGAAGTTCTGCATGATTCTTCATTTTGTCATCATCATCAAAATCTGTAGActcaaaaacaaaaatgttaTAATCTTGATTAATATCAGGAATCAATTTGATACCTCCTGACTTATCAATGATCTCCTCCTGAATTTTTTCAGGATCtgaattcttgatttcatcatcaTGTTCCACTTTAAAATTGTCAAAATCTGACCAATTCATAGTgaaattctttctttttattttaattgagaatAATTTATTCTCAATCAAATCATTAGCCATTATCCTTGTGAAAATGGCATCAAAAACTGATATGTGAATGCTGGCCTTGGATCTCTGTCTAACTGCAACTTTGTGGTCTCTAATTTGTGTATCTATCAGCTCTTCAAATGCTGGTGAAACAAAATTCGTTTCCACCATATCTCGTAGATCATTGACTAccaaataagtccaaaattttatGGCCCAAATTTGGTAAGTTTCACCACTAAAAGTAGAAACATTTAACAAAAAGTTCTTTCCTGTCATGACTTTGAACTTATAAAGGATCCTCACCAATGCATCACCCTTAAAAAAAACAAGCCCTTAAGATATAGGCTCTTGATACCACTTTGTTGGTTTTTTGGGACATGAATTAAGAAACAACACTTTAGTGTTGCAAAAAAAGCTTATAAGAGACTTGTATTGAAGGTGGAAAATAAGCTTATATTCTACATTTATCAACTCACTATTCATAGTGATTACATGAAATAAACTATCAAAATATCTAACTAACAATTATCCGAAAAATCTCAACAAGATATAATCTTcttctactagcaaatcttagctataatatttgttaacaaaccaacatgatttttggttaacaaatatctttatttttctaataactaaattattttgatatcaaaTATAATCTagcaaaatatgtagaaaaagtTGCATATCCCAACACTCCCCCTCTCCCATAGTATATGAAGCTATCatatcgacaaaaaaaaaaaaaaaaagagaacctGTATTGCTTGGTCTAGGAATTATGTACACCATATTCCTTCATCATCCAGATTTCACATTCATCGCCTAATGAAAAATCAAATATAGAAAGCCACCCTTCGAATATCCAAAAATCACTTGTACCTGCAAATAGAATAGAGACAtcaaaaggaagaaagaattCTTCAAAATGTTGTAAACTTGGGTCAAACATGTCCAGCATCATTCTCGATTTGTTCGAGTTGTAACTTGTAACCAGTCCAGTGGAGACAGCCTTTATGTTCTATAGCCATCCTGTCATCCCATTTCCATGCACAATCGATCAAGTTGATCAGTTTCCAAGAATTGCTTCTCAAACCATACATCTCACATTTGAGAACCTGCATCTCATAGAAAACTTTCACAACTTTATAGTCACCAGCCAATTCCTCAAATAAGAAGCCTACGACCAGACAGAAAAATTAATATTGACTGCTTTGATAATAGCTCTGTGGAACAGTCCAGAATTGGTGCAAAGCTGGATTCCATAGATATAAATTAGAATGTCGGTAATGACCCGGAAAATAACAAGATGTAGTAACGCAAAACACCCCGTTAATGGAGCCTGACATGTTTATATCAGTTCCCAGAAACAATGGCGGATCACTATTTGAGAATGCTTTCCCCAGAATCTCCTATTTGCTTCTTCAACTCCTGATGTTTTGTTTCTGTGCCGCAATAACAGCCCGAGCGACGGTTGGCCTCTGAGGTTGTCAGGCTTTGCCAGAACTTACAGAGGCAACGAAATCGAACCAGGGATTTCACGCGGAGTCTATGCAAGATTTCCATGATGATTTCGTTGGCGAGAATGGGATTGAGGTGTTTGAATTCTCTCCCGTCTCCATCTTATGCAGCTGAAGCTCTGGCAAATATTACTTGAACCTGCTTATCGGGGCTGCAACTTGCAAGAAAGTATTTGTTGGAGGGCCAAAAGTTTAGGGACAAAACCAAAGCAAAAACAATGCCAATATTGAGCAAATAGCCATGTTGCCACCTTTTGTGTATAGATAAAGTATGTTATTGTAGGGCTAGTAATTTTTGTATTCCTGATTCGATTAGAATGCTGAAGTAGAaggggaaaaggaaagaaaggaatttTTGTGTTGTTGGTAGAatttctttcttaatttttgttatagAATGGAGATTACTTTTCTCCTAACGGAATCTTGTGTATGTTGAACACAGAACtggaaagagagagaagaaaaagaaactcAATTGTAAGGGTGAGGCTCTGCCTCAAGTGCAAGCGTGCTTTCCTTCAAATATTGCTTGGCGTTCATATCCTGACTTTATGCATTTTTCATGCAAAGGCGTAATTAGCGAACAAAGGTGAAGGACGTAATTAGGTTCGCGCTAAACTCTTAACATAATCACTCCTAGTCCTACCATCtccttcttttgtttcttgtttgAATGGACATACAATTTTCGAGCTGGAACAGAGCAGACACCGGGCTTTCTGCATATATATTCAACTTGGAAGAAGAAATCAGGAGGTGAAGGTACATCAAGAGCATGGTTTGCAATATCGGTCGAGTCGTAACCGAAACGGAGAGAGCTGGTACGATACCGATCTCTGAATCGCGAGTATTACCATATCGGTGACGACTCACTCTGACTAGGCCGATATTGGCCGATTCGAATCCGTGATGCATGATATCGGCCGATATATCTGAAACAACTAAGAATCGACTcggatatttttttaaattgtgcactttttttttgggtattttctaattttagtaattttttcaaaatttttggaaactttcatgTGTTATAATGTGCGTATAATCCAATATTCAACCGATATGTCGCGACGGATGTGGAACAACTGAGACTGCGACGTGACCGCGACCCGCGATGGCAAACCATCATGATCAAGAGAGGATTCTCCAACTCTTTGATCAGTCTCTGTATCCTATAGAACTAAATAACCATCCTTCCGGGCTAAAAGCGGCCCATGTACTGTGATCACCTTAGTCTTAAAACTGGAGAGTCCAAAGATTACTAgaaaacaaatatttttttcGTCCAAGAATTATCTTCATTCATCATCCACATGTCCCATCCAATCCATAGTCGATACCCTTTGAAAGGCCAGAGTAGATTGCAACGGCCAAAGAAGTCGGAATTGGATCAATAGGAAGCAAAGTTTCTCAATAGATTTCTGAATTCATGTCGAATTCATTGAGATACAGTCCTCCTGATTCGATTTCTTTTGTGCAAGAAGAAGTCCAATGAATAAAGCCATGCATTATGAACCACACCGATGGATTTTATCTCACTCACAAACCCGTGCtagggttgcaaacgaatcgagccgctcgcgtcAAACTCGCgtcaagctcgagtcgagctcgagccgactcgagtcaaactcgatctcgaactcgagctcaaaatattaagctcgttagctcgcgatccggctcgcgagcttgagtatatatatatatatatataatttttatttttatttaataataaaaatacgtatattatatatatattttgttattttttattttcatagtaaaattacgtatatatccttaatattttattatttattaagaaaaaaaatattattttatttaattttttaaaaataaaataattattttttatttttttcgagttCGAGCTCAGCTCGACTTGAttcaagtcgagctcgagcttgaaaattgccggctcgtcgagTTCGAACTTGGTAAAATTCAGTCGAGACTCGGGTCGATTAGCTCAAAAttcgactcgactcggctcgtttgcatCCCTAACCCATGCTTAGTAGTAATATCAACATCTGTGGAGTCCATCACATCACTTTCCAAGAATTGTTTCTTAAAACTATTATGACTCGAAAACTTAGGCAGTTGGTTTTGTATCGAATTTTCATCACTTTGTAGTCATCGTTCACAGCATTAAATGAAATGATGGTCCGTCGTAGAGCGACGTCAATCTTATCTATCTAACCTACTCTTACGCTACAGGGAAGGAATATTTACAGACCCGAATGAATATTTACAGGTGAACAAGGAAGGAATCAGTCCACATCCAATCAAGACTAGTGCAACTAATTAAACATTAGGGACTTGATCGATCCCCTGCCTGGCCGTCAAATCAGCTACACATTAGGGATTGGTTTTCTTCCCTTGTAGTCCATACAGATTTCCGTCATAGAATAGCCTTCGGATAAGAATGACAATGATTGATACTTCAGCTTTGCGAGGCCGATGGTTCAATTTTAACTATTCCATTTAATTTTTGGATTTAACTCGAATGAAGACCCTTAATTAAACAGGCTACGCTCAAAATCCGATAGTTTCCGGTTATGTGAAACTTATGGCCACACAATATGGACAATAGAATACCACTTCGAAACTTTTTTCTTTGGAGGTTTTTCAGCAGCTGCTTTCTCTTAAAAGTTGAAGGAGTGTGTCaaacaaaaagggataaaaaaaagttaataTCTCAAAGTAGACTATTCCACTATTAAAGTTTGTGGTAAtctaaaagtaataaaacaaAAGTTCCTAAAAATAGAAATCCAAACGAACTAAGAACTAAGGTTGAGATTTCGGGAATTCAAGgtcttaaaattaaaaattttctttccccTTCGGCTTTTTTAATACTACCCCTCTCTTGTCGAAaaacgaaaatttcttttttttttttaaataacttatttttaaaaatctttaACTCTTTCCTGTATTATTTAGTTACAATTAGATTGAGTATTTTAAACCGAAGTTACAAATCTATATATTCCATCAAAAATCTAGAACACAAAATACTCACCATTTATCCTCACTAATGAAGACACGACTAATGAACCAAAACGACATTAAGTGAAGCCAACTTTGCACAATTATGCCTTGACGGACCGATCCACGTCTTTGTTGCTTGGTTCTTTTTCTGCTTCATTGCGTTCAGGTCCATTAAGCGATTCCATAAATTTATCCTCAACATCCTTTATCTGCAAAATTTTCGAgaatcatcatcttcatcagatttcttgttgaattttcattttctgAGATTTCGTTAAATATATCAGCATCGTTTAATGATTAGCTGCAGTACATCAAACTAGAGAACCCACAAAACAAACTTGCAAACCAAAAAAGTTACCTGGTCAAGAAGCTCATCAGCTTGTTTTGCTTTATCAACGGCTTTTTCAGCTAGATCCTTGATCATATGAACCTCATCCCTGAGCTTTGAATCTTCAGGAAGCTTCTCCTCTACTGTTTCTACAACATCTACTGCTGCTTCAGCTATGTCTTCCACCACCTCTGTCACTTCGTCCACTTTTTCTATGACCATATCCACCTTGCCTAGAACCATCCACCAGCTAAATAAAAATGGATCTACAGTATATTAAAATGATTCTAGTACTATTATAGTAGTTCTGTAACTAAACCTTTACAAGGCCCAGAAAAGCTTACTGACTTTTGAGAAGCATTAAAGGTCCCATTTTGTGTCCAACTGCAGGTAGAATTATGGAAAACACAATCCCAACAGTCCATTTTTTCCTGCACGAATTAAATTGGCATCGGAAAAACAGATCCCTTGTTGTTTTCATGCTGAAAATGTTGATTTAAAGGTTGATTAATCCATATATGATACTGAAATTAAAAGGTGGCGTACCAATCGGGCATATCAGATTTTTGAGGAGTTGGAGCTTTGGGTTCTTGATGATCAGTGCTAGATGAGCACATAACCCTATAATAGAGTCAATTAATAGTGATGTTCTTAGTATTATAAAGAACTTACTATTGGGAATCTGAAATGTGCTGATGAGAAAACGGATGAGATCCTTACCTTTTGACTCCATATTTAGCgctcaaattgcagaatttgaGCTTTGTTTGCTCAAATGAATGCTTTCTTAGGCTGAAAAAGTATGAACTACTACTAGACTTTGGGATATGGAAATAACGAGTTATAGAATTGTGACCACAAACATTTAAGGTGGAAAATGAGTGAGAAGATATCATGTTTGACGACAATAGAATGAGTGATCAAACACAGCTGGATCGGAAAGAACTTAAACTGTGGAACCCTTCTGCCTTTTTGGTGGGGATATTAGATGGTGCAAGTAAAATCGACATGCCAAGGACTTTCTCACTTTTTATGTTCCCTCTTCTGATTAGATCAAATGAGTGGTGTTTATTATCAGTGAAGTAGACTGCTCAACTGATTCTTTAATCATACGAGGATATTGCAAAATAATTACAAACGTTTCTTTCAGATCGATCATGAATCACGTGTAAATTATCAAGGAGAAAATTCTCAACTACTCTTCTACAAAAGAGTTAGAGgggaaattatttttttttttagcctgCATGACCCACAGATGCTTGAATATTACGAACACTAGCCAATCACAGAAGCAACCAAAAGCTGAAATTGACAATTTGTCTCATTGGCAAAATGACCTTAATTTCTAGCAAGATCTTTTCTAGGTGAGATTTAATTTCGACTTCAACCTCATCATCCCAATACAATTGCAATTCCAGGTTGAAGAAAATGCAAGGCTTAAAGACTTGGTTTGACAACTTTGGGACTTTACATATTCTGAATTCTGATCCGAGTTATTTACTCCCATGAACGTAAAGAAAGAGACATTGCAG
This sequence is a window from Coffea eugenioides isolate CCC68of chromosome 7, Ceug_1.0, whole genome shotgun sequence. Protein-coding genes within it:
- the LOC113777745 gene encoding uncharacterized protein LOC113777745: MISSHSFSTLNVCGHNSITRYFHIPKSSSSSYFFSLRKHSFEQTKLKFCNLSAKYGVKRVMCSSSTDHQEPKAPTPQKSDMPDWKKWTVGIVFSIILPAVGHKMGPLMLLKSKVDMVIEKVDEVTEVVEDIAEAAVDVVETVEEKLPEDSKLRDEVHMIKDLAEKAVDKAKQADELLDQIKDVEDKFMESLNGPERNEAEKEPSNKDVDRSVKA